The genomic window TGTCCATAACGGTATCCCTAAAAAAGTACCACTAAAAGGGCTAAATCCTTGCTATCGGTAACATGAGATATCAAGAAAAATATGTTATGTGATATAAAAGAATCAATCAAATGAAAATGAAATAAATATTCAGGCATATCATTCAATTTTCTGCCCTTTTTTTCGAAACAATAGTTTTTGAGGCTTTGCTAAATGCCCGTATTCTGCTTGGATATCACTTCCGTGACAAGATATTACCACGATATATTTataattgcatgtttgatttcatcagaaaAGGAAAGGCTGTTGGCATCTGAACATGAAAACTTCAGATTTTAAAAGCAGAATTAAGAAGTGACAGCTTAAGTATTTTTCATCCTAGTGGTCGGACTTGAGCTAGATCATATCTCCAAAGCAACAGACCTAAATTACAAGTGCTCAAAATGGAGGATAAGCAAAACTAAAGAAGCATCATCATTCATAACATTTGATTAGAATGAATCGCTCTGACATGCAGAAGCGGCTGCACCTAAAGCCATTCAAAATCAAAGGCTAAAAGCATCCAGTTCGCTTCAGAATAGAGAGCTCGAGCCCACGCCTACAGTTTAGGCAATGCACAGAGCAGATACCAATTATGTACAGATTTTGGCAAAGGATGTAACAGGAGGGGTGCCGTGTGGTCTCTAATTACAGAAAACCAGTTTTGTAAAAGGTGGAAGGGGAGCTACACCGATTGTGCAGTCTTGAACTGCATTGGAATGAGGCATCAGTAGCTGTCTTCCTCTGTTTCAGGCCTTCTAAGGTAGTAACGCAAACAGTTTGTCAACGCCTGCATGCGCAATAGATTTCCTGGATAAGAGGATCTAGAGTACTATCTATTAAGTCAAGGAATCATCATATCATGTATCATCATTTGCACGAACTCTCCTTCAACATACACTCATTAAACAATCACATTCACACAATCTCTATTGAGTTCTGGACTTCTTCTGAAACAGATTACTGATTATGGAAGTGCTAGTGCAAGATATAAGGCTGTCCTTTTGTTCAGACAAATTTTCTAATTAGCTTTGTCTGCATAGGTATTTGAAAAAACATATGACTCAAAACAATTACCTACGATAACTGATAAGAAAATACAGAGATAACCTTACCTGCACTAAGGAGTTGTCCAATGCGGCACCTCTGTAGCTTACATGGAATTTATCCTTGGCAACCAGGCCCTGTAAATTAAGATAAACTAGATATATCTTTACTTGAAAAGCAATGGGTAGTTGTTATTGGAAGAAGCAGAAGATATACTTCAGTGTTGATCTCAGCTGATTCCACATCAATATTTATGTCTACTATAATATTGATTATCTCCAGCAGTAGCCCAGGTCGATCAGCAGTCTCAATGTAGAGTAAGCTGTAGCAGTATTAAGAAGTTCAAGAAGGTAGGATTGAGACATTTTGAGAAATTCCAGATTAAGGAAACAGTAACCACCTGATGGAGGAAAAGCAATGAGAAAGGCATTTTActgttaaaaaaataataattaaaaaaagaaaaaagatgggtAGGAGAATGGGTGGGGTGTGCAAGCTGCACAGCAGAATAGTGTGAGAACTAAAACTTGCCGTACTGAAATATACCACACCATGCAAGTACCATACTGTACCAATATCAAACCAGAACTCGATACACCAAATCTATCCATGTACCAGGTGTATTGTTCCAACATGGTACCAACAGAGGGTCTAGTGCCGAGATGGCAATTCTTGGTGAGAAAAAGACCATCTCAATGCTTGCATGCCTCTTAAATAATATGTAATTATTCTAAAAGAAATACGTAGATCTAATGCGAAATTAAAGGTGTGTGTTCTATGATGACTTCTAGAAAGATAACCAATAAAATGACAAAAAAAAGACTTGTAATGAGCATGGAAACCAATGACCACATTGGTAAACCATACTGACTGCCATTAAGCAAAGGTTTCAAATATTATAATGCTTAGCTAACTTCAAAACCTCACATTGCATACTCCTTTTTAAATGTTTAGAACTTTACCTAAATTTACAGCAAACTTAATAATATCaagcgcaaaaaaaaaaaagagagagagagagagtaacaaACCTTCTCTTCGGTCCATCATCTTCAACAAATATACGTGTTGCAACGTCAATGTCAAGCTGTCAATAACAAAAATCAAGGTCAAGGTTTCTGTTTGAATGGCATGCAAGATGAGAGCCATCCAAGACAGATAATTTTAGGTCCAGGAATGCACCCAATTGGTACGCAAAACGTAGTTGAAAACATGCTCCAAATTTAGTATAACACTTTGTATTGAATATAACATTTAGTTAACACTttgtattaaatataaaaaaaaggccTTATATTTTAACTAACAAGAATGCTCTGATGCTTGTCACAACATGCACATTTCAAACATGATTTTAACAGTTTGGACACAAACAATGCAAAGATTTTACTCAGGTCCTAGAATAAGTCTTACTAGATTAAATGTTACGTACAAGGTCAGTTAAGTGACTACTTTCACTTGCAAATGTTTGAGTTAGCACTAACTAAATGATGAACTGATGAACAACTCTCGAAGAAACAACCATGGATCTACAGCTCCTCTTGTAATATGGCAGTCCATCTCTTAGGAAGCAAAAGGTGGATTTGCAATCAGAGACTAACATACTTTGCACTagaccaatttcaaatttttaatccaatattCACATAATTATAATTGCAATGCATCTGTAACTTCCTGCAAGAAATGTTACTTACCTTTGTATTCCGTTgcgaaaaatcataaaattttaaaacttcaatCAGTTTGCAGTTACTTTATCATCATTTATCACATTTCTAAATTAGTCTCACATCCCTACTTACACAGCCTAACACAGTTCTATTGTGGTTATTTTTTGTCCCTGAGCCTTCAAATCATCTCACTTTGTCATTCCAGACCATGATATTAGAACCTTCTACATCCATCTTTCAAATCCTTAAAAAATCTAACtagcaaagtttttttttttttttaaatgttgttTTATATGTTGGTTGCCAGTTTCGAGGTTAGCATGTGTTTCCATCTGTATTACTTGATCCTCTGTACATGCCCTTCATGCTCTATTTGGAAACCTTCATAAGCAACTTTATTGCCTACCAAATTACCTCAAATGGCCCTTAAAGGCATGCTCTTGCCTACAAATAAAACCATAATGCATATATTCcccaaaaatttttagtgattacCTAATCAAGATTATCCTGGCCTTGAGGCTTGAGCATTCAATGACTTACTTAGCTTAACCCATGTTTTTTTGCACGTTCCAACAATTTTGCATACAGCCCCATTGCATGCTTCATGAATGTAATGCCATGATAATTGATAAACTACAGTATCCCCACTCTTAATACACCTGCCATTATCTATACGTCCAGTCCTCTTTTGCAACAAGGCCTCCATTTGATAAAAGTAGACATAATAGAATAATGATATGTAAGATTGTATAACTGATATGACACATCAAAAAGTATATAGCACCAATCCAAAAAGCTCATATATAATATTGTATGACTGGATGTTGCAGAAACCAAACTACTAGAATATTATATGGCATGTAATTTTCTTTCTAAAGATTGAAAAAGAGGATAACCACTCTTGCTGTAAGCAACGTCCAGTGAATATTGCACTTGTTAAGCTCATCAAAGTATTTCTCCTCTGACAGTAGTGATACTGAACTGATACAGTGCACTTATTTAGGCCCAGCAAAGTGTTTCTAAAGAGCAAAAGCATTATCCTTAGGGCCACAGCATGTACTGATAAAAAGAATTAGTTTCCATGCCCTTCTCTCATGCAATAGAGGAGAAAAGAAAATACTAAAGTCACAAAACCCATTCCTTTTCTGATAAGAAGAAGTAGGTCACCAGGCCAATAGGCCAAACAAGttctaaaatgaaaagaaaattttgactAAATTGCAGTTTGGTTAGATAACAAGTCCAACATACTCCAAAATAttcaattaaaaatattccaGTTTCAACAGTCCATAAAGTTTTAATTAGCAGAACTGGTCCAGATATTGtattctcttttcttttatttattctcTTTACGTGTTAAAATAAACCAGCTAAGCAAGCAAACTCATTTAAACTGTGTCCAATAAATGGGTCCAGCCATGTTGTGGTAGAGGGAATGGTGTTTATTATAGACAGATGGAGATTAACTCCTGAAATGCTTATATTTTGAtaagttgcaaaaaaaaaaaaaagtacagtaCCTGAAGAATTTGATTGAGTTTCTTGAAGAATTGTGATACTGTGTGAACCTTAAGGCATTTATTTGAAGTAAATATAAAGCAATACTCAGAACCAAATAACCGAAAATTTGCAATGAGGGCATCAAAACTCTCAGTAAAGAAAATTCCCTCATAGAGCTTAATAGAGAATCAATTCTTAAGTTAtgaaaataagaatttttttatGCTAATAAGCTTCTCAAGGAGTTGCAGTATCACCTTTTGTTACTTCTGTTTAATTAACTAACAAATTCAATTCCATTTTTCTGGGCAATATATGAAAGAAACAACAGAATGGAGTGAGAGGAACTTTTTACTGCTCATATGTAGACTTTTCACAATTTCTTTATGTTTTTGCATTGTCAGTGGTTGGTTGATCTAGAACTTCAGCAAGAAAGCTAATATATTTTGCCAATGAAGGATACGTAAAATATTTAGATTCAGACTAATACAAAATTCCAAACACTGAACTTAGAAATGACAGAAAGGTAGATTCTTCGCATCAACAAAAAGCTTGGCTCAACAAAATGTAGTACAATATTCAACCATCAGAATGAACTTTGTTACCTTCTTCTGTGGAGGTTTTATTCCAAAAACCTCACCCATTGCCAGCTTCTCACTAGATTCCTACAGAAAAAGCAAATAGGTTGTGCAATTAAAGGACAAAAAGTACTAAAGCACATGCCAAATCCACACAAGTATGAAAATAGGAACATACAGGGTGGTACTCAAGAAGATTGTTGATTATGGTAAGCTGAATTTTTTCCAACATTGCAGGGTCATCAACCTTCCGTCCCCTAGCATGTTCATGAAGCGCACTAGATGATCAGATAACAATATTAATGGGGAAAAACAAAAACTCTAACCATTCAATTTCCACAAgaaatgacaagaaaaaaaaTGCCCTCATTGGCAATCAGTTTCAATTACACTTTAATATGGCAATGTTGCACGACTCTTAGAAATGGTTCTTATTACAAACATAATGGATAAGCTCATGACCAAGGATGGTATGTCCGTTAGGACTTGCCTGCTGGTATAACAACAAAAGCAGATTATGTGGCACTTGGTGTATACAATGGCTTCAAGTTCTGGTTGCATCGATTCATTTCCACATCAGATATTCACAAAAATACATCTACTTTGCCAAAAATGAACTATCACCAATCCCAGTAGAAGTTGAAGATGTTGGATGGCTGATCTGTTAAAAATGCAGTGCATATTCTGGTTGCACCAAGTAAATGACCTAGATGATAGAATATTGGTGCATAGATAACAAGAGGACTGCCTTCATCAACCGACTGTAATATTTAAGACATTTTCAGATATGAGGATTGAGTTCAATAACAAGGCAGGATACCCAactaaacaaaaaataaataaatatggagaAGATCAATAACTACccttaaaaattattataaaataaatcacTAAGAATCTTTCATAACAAATATAACACCTGCAATTGTGTGTCACGAAAAATTTTGCCTTTTAAATAGGACATTCAGCTCTTACAGTTCCCTTGTCACATCCAGGCCCAGTTCTCTAAGCGAAGATCCATAACTtcttttaaaagattattataaAACAAATCACTAAAAAATCTTACATAACAAAATATCACTCACAATcgcttaatgaaaaattttctctttataacaGAAGACTCAGTTGTTACACTTCCCTTGGTCACATCCAGGCCCAGATCTCTAAGTGATTTCATCTGCAGATTTGTAACAATCGATAAGTATCATGTTACCCAGATATACagagaaaatattaaataatctAATTGTCTTGTAAGTCACAATGACAAGTATAACCATGTTCAGAAGCACAATAGACAAACCAACCCACCCTCAAGGATATGCATAATACTGGGACCGAGTGCAATGTAACCATAGCCTAACTTTTATCAACGCATCATTGGCTTCAAATGCTTCGCATTTTGCTCATGCAAACTAAATCGAGATGAATGCTTATGACAGTAGGCAATGGTTGAATGAGTATCCAACAGCATAGATTGTCCAAGGCATTATCATTTTGTAACATCGGTTCATTGACCACAAAACAAAGAAAATAATTTGGAAAAATTCAAGAAATCTCCTTTTTTATGGGTAGAGTACATCTCTGCTGTATAGATTGCCATTATATAGAATCCCACGAGTGACAAAATAGTCAATGACCTTACTAATGATAGTGGACAAATCAACCAGGAAAAAAAAGGAGTAAAAGATTACAAGATATTCTTTTTTGAAAAGAATGGAGGACAACTGCATGACAGAGGATTCCACCACACAAATTTACAGATCACCATGTTCTGTACACCACAAAGTTAACAACTGCAAGAGAGTGAAAATATATCCAGCAAGGTAAACTGGGATAAGGTGCAATTTTTTTTACTGAGAAAAAGGAAAAACAGTAATATCACCGTGTCAACAAGTGCCCCCAGACGGTCCCCAAAACTAAGCTGCACGATCGTTGCATCAGGGTCCGAATCTTGATCAATCAGTACCATTGGCACTGGAACCACATCCTTCTCTTGGTCAGACATCTGCCACAAAAAGAACTTTGTCAAAGTAGTGGACATCAAAACAATATAATCCAATCGTACCGAAAAATTTCATACAGTTTCAGGAAGCAACCAATTTAAAGTACACATAAACTGCAGATAGCCCAACCAAGCTCACCTACTTTGCACAACATTTCATAAATTTAAACAGAAGAATATTGCATTTGCACAAGAAATGTAGTTTTGTTTTGGAGACCATATTTGCATAATATGCTAGTTCTAGTTTCATTTCAGAGACCAGATTTTCAGTTGGCACTGGTTAAACGCTTGCATTAGTTTAAGTTAAATAAGATTATGATGATAGCTTTAAATTATTTATTCCAGAATTTCATATCTTCTTTAGGCGATTATGAACCCACTTATAGTCTTTCAGGCCTGGGTAGAATGATCCTCACAGGTGTCAGCATATACAAAACAAAGATTCAAGACTTCGTACTAGTAAAGTAGGACAAAACAAAATGTTATGCAGAGAGGATCATTAAAAGAAGCATTGCTCTTTCCCAACCAAAGCATAATTGTACTTAATACAACTGTTTGAACATTCATAGAGAAGATTGTTTTTAATAGACACATTACAAATGAAGGATGTTTTCACATACCGAGGAGGAAGATCCCATTGTGTCTTCTGAATTGATAGAAGACTGAGAATCATTCCTGCAGAGCAAAGACTTTAAGATATACTTCATGATGATTTCTAAAAAAATGTCTATGTCGTGTAATCAGTGGTACCACAAAATTTTGTCTCCCACCAAAGAAAATTTAGCATTGAATATCATAGGTATACGACAACCCTAATacgttttttttcttttcacaatTTAAGATATATGTATGAAAAAGTGAACAAAGAAGATGAAAGAAAAACAACATGTATCAGCATGTGGTGCCATGTCCTCTGCACAATTTTTTGAATAGAAAACTACAGTTAACAAGAGTACTGTCACTTTTCTACCCTGCTTCTTTAACCATCATTGTGAACCATCAACCACTGCATTGCTACAAATCTCTTATGTAATGCACCTAATCATACTTTGAGATTTATGGCATCAGATAATTATTGCTTTTCTACCACTATTATGAATTTAGTCAAATTCTACAGACAGTATATCCCTATTATACAGATCCTTGTGCTATCAAGAAAACAAAACATATACTTACACGCAAATATACAAATATAATCAGATAAATAAACAAAGAAAGCACAAATGAATATTATAACATGCAAGAACTTGAAGATCAAttgaattggaaaaaaaaaaaaagcaaaaaaaaaaagagggctgCAATAAGGAAAGCAGATCATCAGAGCAGACCCAACCATTTCATATGCATATATTCACATCAAACCAACTGCCAGAGGGGAGCATCGTATCCTTGAGAATAagtaaagaaagaagaagaaagaaataaaaccAGATTAAGGGAAACAAAAAATTTCGTCATGGCTCAAATCATCAAGAAAACAAAGACCGACCAACCAAACCAAACCAAAGAGGTTGCAAGAAGAAAAAGGCAAACCAAAggccaaacccaattttattaccAAGATAAGTAAATCAAGAGAAACAAAGAGTGTACTAGTTGTGTTGGGATATGCCGACCGATCCCTTTCACGCCGACTCACCCTCGGACCTGCCTGACCggagcccgactctaccgaccgcaccaacCGACGACTGTCGACACTGTCCGACCAAAGATATATCGGTCGGGCGGACCCATTCTGTTCCCGACTAGCCGAACGGTGGAGCCCAACTCTACCGACTTACTGTCAGGCGGGGGTGGTGACCGATGTTCAATTCCCGCAATacgccagaccagccgacggtgtccctgggacttcacccgacgtcccgcaatcaaataccgacgtatggtcggtcggctcccccaaacgccgtacaactgctttgggccgccgtcctgacaaaggcgtgcggcatagccgccctggggcattgtcctgccaaggacatagattaatcctagtgatttgacagcccacggcgacttgatagtccgcggcgactctgacagcctccggcgatttgacaactcccccggttgtctgcgccattaatggcggCACCACGccacgctctactataaaacggggaaggcaacagtgctgcagGGAGGTTCTTTCAAAACCCCTggactcactctctctctctagttctcacacactctctctctcgctgagtccccctgattcttttctactgttgcctagtctcctctctgacttgaccgtcggagggtccccaccggaggcatCTCTGGTCAGTGtgaacttctcttgcaggtgctcgttctcgGCGATCAgatgacgaggggattggccgcaataggtTTGGCGTGCCAGGAAGGGGGGCCAGGGATCACGGCCCCCACAGAGCTTGAAAAAATCCTTTCGAACTGACAAgaaccagggctcagcgatcgagggccactggatcggcgaggcactcttcccgtcgggaagaggcctctcctccaccctccatggcggaacccagctctccgcatcccgtggtgaccacggaggcacagatcgcggcgatcgtacggcagatgactgtgctgacagatgcagtcaagagccttcaacaacaaccaatccgGTTGCCGCAATCACTGGTGGGACAACCGGCGGCACAcctgatgccctccaggagcagccgccgacgcccgcgtcggtctCTGTCTCCTCCTTGGGAGCAGCTGTCACAGCACTCCcatcgagaggaggagaggcggccACGGCATGATACCCATCGGTCCCGACGACCCTCTCCTTCtcagctggaacgagcgaggaaggagaagcggccgcggacaTCGTCCACCTCCCCCTCAGATTCGTCGGGAGACTCGACCCCCGggatctcccagcaccgacggaccgacgactacgaacgtaggttcgaggaaatcgaccgtcggcttgcccagctccaggtggatggacagaagtcttcgaacgacgtcgacttccagaccgcccaatctctctcccgactcatgctcgacgaaccgatccctagtcggttcaagatgcctcatgtggagccctacgacggctccactgacccggttgaccatctggagagctacaaagctctcatgacgat from Elaeis guineensis isolate ETL-2024a chromosome 9, EG11, whole genome shotgun sequence includes these protein-coding regions:
- the LOC105033856 gene encoding ACT domain-containing protein ACR12-like isoform X2, whose translation is MSDQEKDVVPVPMVLIDQDSDPDATIVQLSFGDRLGALVDTMKSLRDLGLDVTKGSVTTESSVIKRKFFIKRLGRKVDDPAMLEKIQLTIINNLLEYHPESSEKLAMGEVFGIKPPQKKLDIDVATRIFVEDDGPKRSLLYIETADRPGLLLEIINIIVDINIDVESAEINTEGLVAKDKFHVSYRGAALDNSLVQALTNCLRYYLRRPETEEDSY
- the LOC105033856 gene encoding ACT domain-containing protein ACR12-like isoform X1, producing the protein MASTTAFSSHSLSSSLALRLSRASTLGFPRSHSLRVEVVHPSPFLHGSIASGGSGILGKIRGNDSQSSINSEDTMGSSSSMSDQEKDVVPVPMVLIDQDSDPDATIVQLSFGDRLGALVDTMKSLRDLGLDVTKGSVTTESSVIKRKFFIKRLGRKVDDPAMLEKIQLTIINNLLEYHPESSEKLAMGEVFGIKPPQKKLDIDVATRIFVEDDGPKRSLLYIETADRPGLLLEIINIIVDINIDVESAEINTEGLVAKDKFHVSYRGAALDNSLVQALTNCLRYYLRRPETEEDSY